GCAGGACGATCAGGCTGTTCGAGCGGGCGGCCGCCTCCGGGAGCGCGACGGTCACCGTGGGCGCGGGGCGTTACGACGTCGTCGTCGACTACGGTGACTCGCCCTACGCGCTGGTCCTGACGCCGCAGCGCTGAGCGGCGCCGCAAGTTCGGGCGCGCGGCGTCGTTGGAGGTCTCCGAGATGCCTCGGACCTCCATCGCTCCCGTCCTCGCCGCCGGCGTCGCCGCGCTCGCGCTCGCCGCCGCCGCGCCCATGGCGGGTGCCGCGACGCCCGCGCGCGCCGGCCTCGCCGGCACGCTGCCGGCCTACCTGCACAGCGCGCGCGACCTCGGCGCCGCGCCCGCGACCGGCGGCGTGCGCGCGCTGATCGCGCTGCGCCACCGCGACCAGGCGGGGCTCGACGCCTTCGTGGGGGCGGTGTCGGACCCGCGCAGCGCGCAGTACGGCAGGTACCTGACGCCCGCGCAGTTCGAGGCGCGCTACGCGCCGAGCGACGCCGACGTCGCGCAGGTCACGGCGTTCGCCAAGGCCTATGGGTTGAGCGTCCAGAGCGTTCCGCACAACCACGCCTACGTGTCGGTCAGCGGCACCGTCGCGCAGGCCGAGCGGGCGTTCTCGACGTCGATCTCGCGCTTCACGCTCAGGGGCGCGACGGTCCAGGCGCCGACGGTCGCGCTCAGCGTCCCGGCCGCGCTCAGGGGCCTGGTCACCGACGTCTCGGGCCTCGACACCGGCGACGTCGCCCAGCACCAGGCCTCCGCGCCGCCGGCCTACGTCAACGCGCCGCCGTGCAGCACGTCCTGGGGCGAGAGCACCCAGCAGGACCTGCCGACCGCGTTCGGCGCGCTGCAGCCCGACGTCCCGTGCGGCTACACGCCGCAGCAGGTCCAGGGCGCCTACGGCGTGACCGGCGCGATCGCCGGCGGCCTCGACGGCCGCGGCCAGCGCGTCGCGGTGATCGACGCCTACTCGTCGCCGTCGATCGTCGCCGACGCCACCGAGTACTCCTCGCGCCACGGGCTCCCGGCGCCCACGATCGAGCTGCACGACAACGCGCTGCAGCGCAACGCGCCCGAGGGGCCGACGATCCCGGCCGACGTGCCGGTCGTCGGCGGGCTCAACCTCCAGGATCCGCAGGGCTGGGCGGGGGAGGAGACGCTCGACGTCGAGGCGATCCACTCGATCGCGCCCGGCGCGACGATCGTCTACCAGGGCGCCAACTCGGCGCTGAACATGGACCTGCAGACCGCGCAGAACAGCGTCGTCCAGGACGACCTCGCCCAGATCGTGTCGAACTCGTACGGCGGCAGCACCGACGACAGCGACGCCACCAGCGACGGCATCTGGCAGCAGGCCGCCGCGCAGGGCATCGGCGTGTACTTCTCCTCCGGCGACGCCGGCGACGAGACGACCGGCGGGACCGATCCGGCGGCCCGCGCCACCGACTCCGGCGGCAACTCGCCGTACGTCACGTCGGTCGGCGGCACGACGCTGGCGGTCGGCAAGGACGACAACTACGAGTTCGAGACCTACTGGGGCACGTTCTCCTCCACCTTGACCGACGGCGCGTGGTCGCCCGCCGCGCCCGGCGTCTTCAACTCCGGCGGTGGCGGCGGCACGAGCCAGGCCTACGCGCAGCCGTCCTACCAGGCCGGCGTGGTCCCCGATGCGTTCTCGCACTACTGGGAGAGCA
The sequence above is a segment of the Conexibacter woesei Iso977N genome. Coding sequences within it:
- a CDS encoding S53 family peptidase, whose protein sequence is MPRTSIAPVLAAGVAALALAAAAPMAGAATPARAGLAGTLPAYLHSARDLGAAPATGGVRALIALRHRDQAGLDAFVGAVSDPRSAQYGRYLTPAQFEARYAPSDADVAQVTAFAKAYGLSVQSVPHNHAYVSVSGTVAQAERAFSTSISRFTLRGATVQAPTVALSVPAALRGLVTDVSGLDTGDVAQHQASAPPAYVNAPPCSTSWGESTQQDLPTAFGALQPDVPCGYTPQQVQGAYGVTGAIAGGLDGRGQRVAVIDAYSSPSIVADATEYSSRHGLPAPTIELHDNALQRNAPEGPTIPADVPVVGGLNLQDPQGWAGEETLDVEAIHSIAPGATIVYQGANSALNMDLQTAQNSVVQDDLAQIVSNSYGGSTDDSDATSDGIWQQAAAQGIGVYFSSGDAGDETTGGTDPAARATDSGGNSPYVTSVGGTTLAVGKDDNYEFETYWGTFSSTLTDGAWSPAAPGVFNSGGGGGTSQAYAQPSYQAGVVPDAFSHYWESKSSDDGRVSGGAVPGRVTPDVAMLADPNSGFLIGLSQDFDQAANPLGLPLPTDDTHYSEYRIGGTSLASPLFAGMMALADQAAGAHHGFANPALYAAGGAGAFNDISAPSSPVAVVRTNDTNSIDASGGTQTLLRTAGQTGTLTSQPGYDDSTGLGSPKGLGFLRALAPDSALIPAG